In Pseudomonas fakonensis, one DNA window encodes the following:
- a CDS encoding DUF934 domain-containing protein translates to MQRIIKHNQIVDETWHLLPKDFSFDELTNCDDYIVPLQMWRDHAHVLKARDGGLGVWLDSDEEAEEIGEDVQHFQVIALNFPAFTDGRSYSNARLLRDRYKFKGELRAIGDVLRDQLFFMARCGFDAFAIRADKDPEDALQSLKDFSVTYQAATDEPLPLFRRR, encoded by the coding sequence ATGCAGCGAATCATTAAGCACAACCAGATCGTCGACGAAACCTGGCACCTGCTGCCCAAGGACTTCTCGTTCGACGAGCTGACCAACTGCGACGACTACATCGTCCCGCTGCAGATGTGGCGCGACCATGCCCACGTGCTCAAGGCCCGCGACGGCGGCCTGGGCGTGTGGCTGGACAGCGACGAGGAAGCCGAAGAGATCGGCGAAGACGTGCAGCACTTCCAGGTCATCGCCCTGAACTTCCCGGCCTTCACCGACGGGCGCAGCTACTCCAACGCGCGCCTGCTGCGTGACCGCTACAAGTTCAAGGGTGAGCTGCGCGCCATCGGCGACGTGCTGCGCGACCAGCTGTTCTTCATGGCCCGCTGCGGTTTCGATGCCTTCGCCATCCGTGCCGACAAGGACCCGGAAGACGCGCTGCAAAGCCTGAAGGACTTCTCGGTAACCTATCAAGCTGCCACCGACGAGCCGCTGCCGCTGTTCCGCCGCCGCTGA
- a CDS encoding nitrite/sulfite reductase, with amino-acid sequence MYVYDEYDQRIIEDRVKQFRDQTRRYLAGELSEEEFRPLRLQNGLYIQRFAPMLRVAVPYGQLSARQVRTLAKIARDYDKGYAHISTRQNVQYNWPALEDIPDILAELATVQMHAIQTSGNCLRNTTTDQFAGVAADEIVDPRPWCEIVRQWTTFHPEFAYLPRKFKIAINGSKEDRAAIEVHDIGLEPVRNAAGELGFRVLVGGGLGRTPVVGSFINEFLPWQDLISYLDAILRVYNRYGRRDNKYKARIKILVKALTPEVFAEKVEAEMAHLRGGSTTLTEAEVQRVSRHFVDPEYQALDNLDYSAQDAEHPGFARWRSRNTRAHKRPGYVAVTLSLKPTGVAPGDLTDKQLDTVADLAERYSFGFLRTSHEQNIILADVEQRQLHALWLELRENGFATPNIGLLTDIICCPGGDYCSLANAKSIPIAESIQRRFDDLDYLFDIGEIDLNISGCMNACGHHHVGHIGILGVDKKGEEFYQVSLGGNAARDASLGKILGPSFAQDAMADVIEKLIAVYVEQRTEEERFIDTYQRIGIDPFKERVYAANH; translated from the coding sequence ATGTACGTATACGACGAGTACGATCAGCGGATCATCGAGGACCGCGTCAAGCAGTTCCGTGATCAGACCCGCCGCTACCTGGCCGGTGAGCTGAGCGAAGAAGAATTCCGCCCTCTGCGCCTGCAGAACGGCCTTTATATCCAGCGTTTCGCCCCGATGCTGCGTGTGGCCGTACCGTACGGCCAGCTGAGCGCACGCCAGGTCCGTACCCTGGCCAAGATCGCCCGCGACTACGACAAGGGCTACGCCCATATTTCCACCCGCCAGAACGTGCAGTACAACTGGCCGGCCCTGGAAGACATCCCGGATATCCTGGCAGAGCTGGCCACCGTGCAGATGCACGCGATCCAGACCAGCGGCAACTGCCTGCGCAACACCACCACCGACCAGTTCGCCGGTGTGGCTGCGGACGAAATCGTCGACCCGCGCCCGTGGTGTGAAATCGTCCGCCAGTGGACCACCTTCCACCCCGAATTCGCCTACCTGCCGCGCAAGTTCAAAATCGCCATCAACGGCTCGAAAGAAGACCGCGCCGCCATCGAAGTGCACGATATCGGCCTGGAGCCGGTGCGCAACGCCGCCGGCGAGCTGGGCTTCCGTGTGCTGGTGGGTGGCGGCCTGGGCCGTACGCCGGTGGTGGGTTCGTTCATCAACGAGTTCCTGCCCTGGCAGGACCTGATCAGCTACCTCGACGCCATCCTGCGCGTGTACAACCGTTACGGTCGCCGTGACAACAAGTACAAGGCGCGCATCAAGATCCTGGTCAAGGCGCTCACCCCTGAAGTGTTCGCCGAGAAGGTCGAGGCCGAAATGGCCCACCTGCGCGGCGGCAGCACCACCCTGACCGAAGCCGAAGTGCAGCGCGTGTCGCGCCACTTCGTCGACCCTGAATACCAGGCCCTGGACAACCTCGACTACAGCGCCCAGGACGCCGAACACCCAGGCTTCGCCCGCTGGCGTTCGCGCAACACCCGCGCGCACAAGCGCCCTGGCTATGTTGCCGTGACCCTGTCGCTCAAGCCCACCGGCGTCGCCCCGGGCGACTTGACCGACAAGCAGCTGGACACCGTCGCCGACCTGGCCGAGCGCTACAGCTTCGGCTTCCTGCGCACCTCCCACGAGCAGAACATCATCCTCGCCGACGTCGAGCAGCGTCAGCTGCACGCACTGTGGCTGGAGCTGCGCGAAAACGGCTTCGCCACCCCGAACATCGGCCTGCTGACCGACATCATCTGCTGCCCGGGTGGTGACTACTGCTCACTGGCCAACGCCAAGTCGATCCCGATCGCCGAATCCATCCAGCGCCGCTTCGACGACCTGGACTACCTGTTCGACATCGGCGAGATCGACCTGAACATCTCTGGCTGCATGAACGCCTGCGGCCACCACCACGTCGGCCACATCGGCATCCTCGGTGTGGACAAGAAGGGCGAGGAGTTCTACCAGGTATCGCTGGGCGGTAACGCTGCACGCGATGCGTCGCTGGGCAAGATCCTCGGCCCGTCCTTCGCCCAGGACGCCATGGCAGACGTGATCGAAAAGCTGATCGCCGTGTACGTGGAACAACGTACCGAGGAAGAGCGTTTCATCGACACCTACCAGCGTATCGGCATCGACCCCTTCAAGGAACGCGTCTATGCAGCGAATCATTAA